The following proteins are co-located in the Imtechella halotolerans genome:
- a CDS encoding SusD/RagB family nutrient-binding outer membrane lipoprotein, with product MSVLKKSFLGIVSLLVAQGCTSSFEDLNKNPNLVEHISPATLLNPIIYEVASHNVYRGGWQITDYLMQVNLPFPSVYGGVHRYEITDNLGASTWNAYYKWAANIREMELAADAYKDVNYKAISLTLKTLVYAELTDVFGDIPMSEASKGDQGILRPKFDTQEEIYTQLLANLEQANTLYDTSSSMVYSPDILFGNDIKLWKKFTNSLHLRLLLRISNRVETQAFAKMTFMLNNPNLYPVFTSTEEAAVLQVTGVNPNISPWSRTQDFRLNRKMSTFFLNNLNNFEDPRRDVFATKATNSDNMDIGYVGIPSAYDGSESQFNYNASTLEISMVENPMILPILTFSEVCFIKAELAQRGYIDNAQHYYEEGVKAAMELWGVNIPETYFDNPYTAYDGSLERIMLQKYYALYFNGYQQWFEYRRTGFPELPTTTSMLNDGVMPSRLYYPLDIRVQNSTNYEEVVKRIGGDDINTKVWWDIVD from the coding sequence ATGAGCGTATTGAAAAAATCCTTTTTAGGTATAGTGTCACTTTTAGTTGCACAAGGGTGTACAAGTTCATTTGAAGATTTGAACAAAAATCCAAATTTGGTAGAGCATATTAGTCCAGCAACATTATTGAATCCAATAATATATGAAGTTGCGTCACATAATGTTTACAGAGGTGGTTGGCAAATTACTGATTATCTTATGCAAGTAAATCTACCTTTTCCAAGCGTTTATGGGGGGGTTCACCGTTATGAGATTACGGATAATTTAGGTGCATCTACTTGGAATGCTTATTACAAATGGGCGGCAAATATTAGAGAAATGGAATTAGCAGCCGATGCCTATAAGGATGTTAATTATAAGGCTATTTCATTAACTCTTAAAACCTTGGTGTATGCTGAATTAACTGATGTTTTTGGTGATATTCCAATGAGTGAAGCCTCTAAAGGAGATCAAGGAATTCTTCGTCCTAAATTTGATACTCAAGAAGAAATTTATACTCAATTATTGGCCAATTTGGAGCAAGCCAACACCTTATACGACACCTCTAGTTCAATGGTCTATTCTCCAGATATACTTTTTGGAAACGATATTAAGCTTTGGAAGAAATTTACCAATTCTTTACATTTAAGATTATTATTACGGATATCAAATAGGGTAGAGACACAGGCATTCGCAAAAATGACATTTATGCTTAACAACCCTAATTTGTACCCCGTTTTTACTAGTACTGAAGAAGCTGCAGTTTTGCAGGTTACAGGTGTTAACCCAAATATATCTCCTTGGAGTCGAACACAGGATTTTAGACTTAATAGAAAAATGTCTACTTTCTTTTTAAATAATCTAAATAATTTTGAAGATCCACGAAGGGACGTTTTTGCAACTAAAGCTACCAATTCCGATAATATGGATATTGGTTATGTAGGTATTCCGAGCGCTTACGATGGATCCGAATCTCAATTCAACTATAATGCTTCTACACTGGAAATTTCAATGGTAGAGAACCCTATGATACTTCCTATATTGACTTTTTCTGAAGTGTGTTTTATAAAGGCAGAATTGGCACAAAGAGGATATATTGATAATGCCCAGCATTATTATGAAGAAGGAGTAAAGGCTGCTATGGAATTATGGGGAGTAAATATTCCGGAAACCTATTTTGATAACCCTTATACCGCTTACGACGGAAGTTTGGAGCGTATAATGCTTCAAAAATATTACGCTTTATATTTTAATGGCTATCAACAGTGGTTTGAATATAGACGTACTGGGTTTCCTGAACTTCCTACAACAACTTCTATGCTTAATGATGGAGTGATGCCTTCACGTTTGTATTATCCACTAGATATTCGGGTTCAGAACTCTACTAATTATGAGGAAGTTGTAAAACGAATTGGGGGTGATGATATCAATACGAAAGTTTGGTGGGATATAGTAGATTAA
- a CDS encoding calcineurin-like phosphoesterase C-terminal domain-containing protein: MKDRRDFLKKIGIAAGGAASVGFLPSTLLGQPVHKVLDKEPFQGLATIDIKGSVTSGGYALSNVVITDGVTVTSTDENGSFSLITSPSQDFIYMSTPSGYKINSLQNGSARFFLPIVKENPEQEIHFELEELKESDKKHHFVVLADPQIQNAYEVEQFLTVAMPDVKKTIESIESSNVFGIGCGDLVFDRLELFKDYNEGIKSTGVPFFQVLGNHDMDLGVRSDEMTTSTFNQLFGPQYYSFNRGDVHYVVLDDVFFIGVDKKYIGYINEVQLSWLEKDLSYVPHGTTVVVALHIPTYTGAVKRYPDRDSIGGIVNNRQHLYKLLEPYNTHILSGHTHFNDNMLLKDNLFEHCHGTLCGAWWSGPICYDGTPSGYGVYSVEGSKLSWYYKSTGKDKTHQLRVYEKGRHPEFQDRWCVNIWNWDPEWTITWFENGKSKGAPERIVARDPLSIELHDGPELPKRRKWVEPQLSDHMFFFDPSPKAKTIKVEAVDRFGNVYSETVTV; this comes from the coding sequence ATGAAAGATAGAAGAGACTTTCTTAAAAAAATAGGAATCGCCGCTGGCGGTGCAGCGTCTGTAGGTTTTTTACCTTCCACCTTGCTGGGACAACCAGTACATAAAGTTCTGGATAAAGAACCGTTTCAAGGATTGGCAACCATTGACATAAAAGGGAGTGTTACTTCCGGTGGTTATGCTTTGTCAAATGTAGTTATTACTGATGGAGTAACTGTAACAAGTACCGATGAAAATGGGAGTTTTAGTCTAATAACTAGTCCTTCTCAAGATTTTATTTACATGAGCACGCCTTCTGGCTATAAAATCAATAGTTTACAAAATGGTTCTGCTCGCTTCTTTTTGCCAATTGTAAAAGAGAATCCAGAACAAGAGATTCATTTTGAATTAGAAGAACTGAAAGAGAGCGATAAAAAACATCACTTTGTGGTGTTGGCTGATCCTCAAATTCAAAATGCTTATGAGGTTGAACAGTTTTTAACTGTAGCCATGCCAGATGTCAAGAAGACAATTGAAAGTATTGAGTCTAGTAATGTTTTCGGGATAGGATGTGGTGATTTAGTCTTTGATCGTTTGGAACTATTTAAGGATTATAATGAAGGAATTAAAAGTACAGGTGTGCCCTTTTTTCAAGTATTAGGAAATCATGATATGGACTTAGGTGTTAGGAGTGATGAAATGACTACCAGTACATTTAATCAACTTTTTGGGCCTCAATACTATTCGTTCAATAGAGGAGATGTTCATTATGTTGTTCTTGATGATGTTTTCTTTATAGGGGTGGATAAAAAGTACATAGGCTACATTAACGAAGTTCAACTTTCTTGGTTAGAAAAGGATCTAAGCTATGTGCCTCATGGTACAACGGTTGTCGTAGCCTTACATATACCTACTTATACAGGTGCTGTAAAAAGGTATCCAGATCGTGACTCCATTGGTGGAATTGTAAATAATCGACAACATCTTTATAAGTTGTTGGAACCTTATAATACACATATTTTATCAGGACATACGCATTTCAATGATAATATGCTTCTAAAGGACAATCTTTTTGAGCATTGTCATGGAACTCTTTGTGGCGCTTGGTGGAGTGGCCCTATCTGTTATGATGGCACACCTAGTGGTTATGGGGTGTACAGTGTTGAAGGGTCTAAACTAAGTTGGTATTATAAATCTACTGGAAAAGATAAAACCCATCAATTAAGGGTATATGAAAAAGGGCGTCATCCAGAATTTCAGGATCGCTGGTGTGTAAATATTTGGAATTGGGACCCAGAATGGACAATTACTTGGTTTGAAAATGGTAAATCTAAAGGTGCTCCGGAGCGAATTGTAGCAAGAGATCCATTAAGTATCGAATTGCATGATGGACCTGAATTGCCTAAAAGAAGGAAGTGGGTGGAGCCTCAGCTTTCAGATCACATGTTTTTCTTTGATCCTTCCCCGAAGGCTAAAACAATAAAAGTAGAAGCGGTTGATAGATTTGGAAATGTTTATTCTGAAACTGTTACTGTTTAA
- a CDS encoding DUF6691 family protein: protein MKNSIYLIIGTFFGIVLYKSEAASWFRIFEMFHFKSFHMYGIIGVAVITGIVIVYFIKKTKLKNIEGTPIRIEAKSRGWKNYLYGGIIFGLGWALAGACPGPMFVLAGAGFWPILIVIFGGLLGTFVYGLIKDKLPH, encoded by the coding sequence ATGAAAAACAGTATATATCTTATTATTGGAACCTTCTTCGGCATTGTATTATATAAATCTGAAGCGGCTTCATGGTTTAGAATTTTTGAAATGTTTCATTTCAAATCATTTCATATGTATGGTATAATTGGTGTGGCGGTAATTACAGGAATAGTCATTGTCTACTTTATTAAAAAAACGAAATTGAAAAATATAGAAGGAACTCCTATACGCATAGAAGCAAAATCTAGAGGCTGGAAAAATTATCTATATGGAGGTATAATTTTCGGTTTAGGTTGGGCATTGGCTGGTGCTTGCCCCGGACCAATGTTTGTGCTGGCTGGTGCAGGGTTTTGGCCTATTCTTATCGTAATTTTCGGAGGGCTATTGGGTACCTTTGTGTATGGTCTTATCAAAGATAAATTACCCCATTAA
- a CDS encoding YeeE/YedE family protein encodes MEIILQPWPWYISGLLIAFTMFLLLIVGKRFGMSSNLKTICTLCGAGKKSNFFNFNWRDQSWNLMVVVGVFLGGFIAHHFLSDGTAPQLNQDMISTLETYNINSTNKVYMPTELFGNEAFTNIKIIILLLIGGFMVGFGSRYADGCTSGHAISGLSNLQLPSLIAVIGFFIGGLLMIHFLFPIIF; translated from the coding sequence ATGGAAATTATTTTACAACCTTGGCCTTGGTACATTTCAGGGTTACTAATCGCATTTACCATGTTTCTCTTACTGATAGTAGGAAAACGATTTGGAATGTCATCTAACTTGAAAACGATTTGCACCCTATGCGGAGCAGGTAAGAAATCAAATTTTTTCAATTTCAATTGGAGGGATCAGAGTTGGAATCTGATGGTTGTAGTTGGAGTTTTTTTAGGTGGGTTTATCGCTCATCATTTTCTTAGCGACGGCACTGCTCCTCAACTCAACCAGGATATGATATCTACATTAGAAACATACAATATCAATTCAACAAATAAGGTTTATATGCCCACCGAACTATTTGGAAATGAAGCATTCACTAATATTAAAATCATAATCTTATTACTTATTGGAGGATTTATGGTAGGTTTCGGTTCTCGCTATGCAGACGGCTGTACTTCAGGTCACGCCATTTCAGGATTAAGTAACTTACAATTACCAAGCCTAATAGCCGTTATTGGCTTTTTTATTGGTGGATTACTGATGATTCATTTTTTATTTCCTATCATTTTTTAA
- a CDS encoding YgaP family membrane protein: MKNRIVRGVAGSFILISLLLAVYVNINWLWFTAFVGANLFQSSLTKWCLLEDILKKFGIKE; encoded by the coding sequence ATGAAAAACAGAATTGTACGCGGCGTAGCCGGATCGTTTATCCTTATCAGTCTACTTTTAGCTGTTTATGTAAATATAAACTGGTTATGGTTTACTGCTTTTGTAGGAGCTAATCTATTTCAATCTTCACTTACCAAATGGTGTTTATTGGAAGACATCTTAAAAAAATTCGGCATAAAAGAGTAA
- a CDS encoding efflux RND transporter permease subunit: MKEGLAGKIAKGFIGSKLTVLLMIVFMVIGVYSSFLIPREEEPQIDVPMADIFVGYPGASPKEVESRVIKPLEKIISNIKGVEYVYSTSMNNQGMVIVQFYVGEDIERSYVKLYNEIMKHMDDMPKGVTMPLIKTRAIDDVPMLALTLWSENYDDYQLRQLANELTHEIEKVTDVSITKKIGGRNREVRVVLDKDKMASSGIDFTSVAQKIQANNQQLPGGSFRQNDIEFLVATGSFLQTTEDVENLVVGVQQNLPIYLKQVATVVDGPQLPTSYVSFGYGKGSSQSDSYSSEYPAVTVSIAKRKGADAMKISEVILDKVAHLESTLIPNDVHVEVTRNYGETASHKVSELLMHLIGAIIAVTIVVMLAMGWRGGLVVFLSVPITFALTLLSYYLLDYTLNRITLFALVFVTGIVVDDSIIIAENMHRHFKMKRLPFKQAALYAINEVGNPTILATFTVIASVLPMAFVSGLMGPYMSPMPIGASIAMILSLFVALTITPYLGFIFLREKEKKGDKSVLEQEHKMEDTAIYRIYEKFERPLIENPKKRWIFLGLTIFLLVGSIAMFFTKSVAVKMLPFDNKNEFQVVIDMPEGTTLERTAVVTREIGQYLSKRPEVVNYQSYVGSSAPITFNGLVRHYDLRGASNTADIQVNLKDKSERSDQSHDIAKRLRPDIQKIAALYGANVKIVEVPPGPPVLSTIVAEVYGPDYETQKTIANDIQSILNNTNDVVDVDWMVEASQPEYYFEIDKEKAMLLGIAPQQITQTLNLALGDRAITNLYDQNATQSIGIVLALDEQEKSTIDDIAQLKIAAPSGNMVAVGDLAEIKKRSQHQSIYRKNQKQVVYVLADMAGELESPVYAILGMEEKLKEIKLPEGYSINELYIQQPDYEDNYTVKWDGEWQITLEVFRDLGIAFLGVIFIIYILIVGWFQNFKAPVVMMVAIPLSMVGIVVGHWIMGAFFTATSFIGMIALAGIMVRNSVLLIDFVNLRLAEGIPLKQAVIEAGAVRTTPILLTAGTVVIGAFVILFDPIFQGLAISLMGGTIASTILTLLVVPLVYYMIEKKNYN; the protein is encoded by the coding sequence ATGAAAGAAGGATTAGCAGGCAAGATTGCCAAAGGCTTTATAGGATCGAAGCTAACCGTACTACTAATGATAGTATTCATGGTAATAGGTGTTTATAGCTCGTTTCTTATTCCTCGAGAAGAGGAGCCGCAGATAGATGTTCCAATGGCAGACATTTTTGTAGGGTACCCAGGAGCTAGCCCCAAAGAAGTGGAGTCAAGAGTGATCAAACCATTAGAAAAAATAATTTCTAATATAAAAGGTGTAGAGTACGTTTACAGTACTTCCATGAATAACCAAGGTATGGTCATTGTACAATTTTATGTAGGTGAGGATATAGAACGTTCCTACGTAAAACTTTACAATGAAATAATGAAACATATGGATGACATGCCAAAAGGTGTCACCATGCCACTTATAAAAACTAGAGCAATTGACGATGTTCCAATGCTCGCCCTTACCCTTTGGAGTGAGAATTATGATGATTATCAATTAAGGCAACTCGCCAATGAACTAACTCATGAAATTGAGAAAGTAACCGATGTTTCTATCACTAAAAAAATTGGTGGTAGGAATCGTGAAGTCCGCGTGGTACTAGATAAAGATAAGATGGCTTCCAGTGGAATTGATTTCACTAGTGTCGCTCAAAAGATTCAGGCCAATAACCAACAGCTCCCTGGAGGTAGCTTTCGCCAAAATGACATCGAATTTTTAGTGGCAACTGGTAGTTTCTTGCAAACCACGGAAGATGTGGAAAACCTAGTAGTGGGGGTCCAACAAAATCTTCCAATATACCTTAAACAAGTAGCTACAGTTGTTGACGGACCTCAACTCCCAACTTCATATGTCTCTTTCGGTTATGGCAAAGGTTCATCTCAATCTGATTCATATAGCTCAGAATATCCAGCGGTAACAGTATCTATTGCTAAACGTAAAGGAGCTGATGCCATGAAAATCTCTGAGGTAATTCTGGATAAAGTAGCTCATCTAGAATCTACTTTAATTCCGAACGATGTTCACGTAGAGGTAACTAGAAATTATGGAGAAACAGCTTCACATAAGGTATCTGAATTATTAATGCACTTAATTGGAGCCATCATAGCCGTAACAATAGTAGTAATGCTGGCTATGGGTTGGCGTGGAGGACTCGTCGTATTTCTGTCGGTACCTATTACATTCGCATTAACTTTGTTGAGTTATTACCTACTAGATTACACGCTTAATCGTATTACATTATTTGCCCTAGTATTTGTAACTGGTATTGTAGTTGATGATTCCATTATCATCGCTGAAAATATGCATAGGCATTTTAAAATGAAACGCCTTCCATTTAAGCAAGCCGCCTTATATGCTATTAATGAAGTAGGAAACCCTACTATATTAGCAACCTTTACAGTAATAGCATCTGTTTTACCAATGGCTTTTGTTAGTGGTTTGATGGGACCTTACATGAGTCCAATGCCTATAGGAGCCTCTATAGCTATGATTTTATCACTTTTTGTGGCTCTTACAATCACACCTTACCTTGGTTTTATTTTCTTACGAGAAAAAGAAAAGAAAGGAGATAAATCTGTGTTGGAACAGGAGCACAAAATGGAAGATACTGCAATTTACCGCATCTATGAAAAATTTGAGAGACCTTTAATAGAAAACCCAAAAAAACGTTGGATATTTTTAGGTTTAACTATATTTCTTTTAGTTGGCTCTATAGCCATGTTCTTTACCAAATCGGTAGCCGTAAAAATGCTCCCTTTTGACAACAAAAACGAATTTCAAGTGGTTATTGACATGCCGGAAGGAACTACACTAGAACGAACAGCTGTTGTCACAAGAGAAATAGGTCAATATCTTTCAAAAAGACCAGAGGTCGTAAATTACCAAAGTTATGTGGGTTCTTCCGCCCCTATAACATTTAATGGTCTAGTTCGCCATTATGATTTACGTGGTGCTAGTAATACTGCAGATATACAGGTAAATTTAAAAGATAAAAGTGAACGTAGTGATCAAAGTCATGATATCGCAAAAAGATTACGTCCAGATATTCAAAAAATAGCAGCTCTATATGGAGCTAACGTCAAAATTGTTGAAGTTCCACCTGGACCTCCAGTTTTATCAACTATTGTAGCCGAAGTATATGGCCCTGACTATGAAACTCAAAAAACAATTGCTAATGACATCCAATCCATTCTAAATAACACTAATGATGTAGTAGATGTAGATTGGATGGTAGAAGCCTCACAACCAGAGTATTATTTTGAAATTGACAAAGAAAAAGCAATGCTCCTAGGTATAGCTCCTCAACAAATTACCCAAACATTAAATTTGGCTTTAGGTGACAGAGCAATTACCAACCTATATGATCAAAATGCCACCCAATCAATTGGTATTGTATTAGCATTAGATGAACAGGAAAAATCGACAATTGATGATATAGCACAATTAAAAATTGCCGCACCATCAGGAAATATGGTAGCCGTAGGTGATTTAGCTGAAATCAAGAAACGCTCTCAGCATCAAAGTATCTACCGTAAAAACCAAAAGCAAGTAGTGTATGTTTTAGCAGATATGGCTGGAGAGTTAGAGAGTCCTGTTTATGCAATCCTAGGCATGGAAGAAAAACTAAAAGAAATAAAACTTCCAGAGGGGTATAGCATTAACGAATTATACATTCAACAACCCGATTATGAAGATAATTATACAGTGAAATGGGATGGGGAATGGCAAATAACATTAGAAGTATTCCGCGATCTTGGAATTGCCTTCTTAGGTGTTATTTTTATCATTTACATACTTATTGTAGGTTGGTTCCAGAACTTTAAAGCGCCTGTAGTCATGATGGTTGCTATACCGCTATCAATGGTAGGGATTGTAGTTGGTCACTGGATAATGGGGGCCTTCTTTACAGCGACTTCTTTTATCGGAATGATTGCATTGGCAGGTATCATGGTTCGTAATTCGGTATTACTAATAGATTTTGTAAACTTACGTTTAGCAGAAGGAATTCCGCTTAAACAAGCAGTTATTGAAGCAGGTGCTGTCCGTACTACACCCATTTTACTTACTGCTGGAACAGTTGTAATTGGTGCATTCGTTATCCTCTTTGACCCTATTTTCCAAGGATTGGCTATTTCCCTAATGGGAGGGACAATTGCTTCTACAATATTGACCCTCTTGGTAGTACCATTAGTGTACTATATGATTGAAAAGAAAAATTATAACTAA
- a CDS encoding efflux RND transporter periplasmic adaptor subunit yields the protein MKIKQYTIVLIVASILFAGCSKKETIGSTNEPTIKVTVNAPTATNNPLLAASGKIEAVNSANLSTRMMGFVTKVYVNVGQKVTKGQLLLAINNADLQAKRAQINAGIIEATAAFTNAEKDYKRFQVLFTENSASQKEMDDMTARYQMAKARLEAAKQMKNEIEAQFAYVNITAPFNGIVTNTFVEAGDMANPGIPLVAVEAPGAFEVKAMVPESEISSITNGVKVSVLVKSINTQITGTVTEVSSSAKNTGGQYLVKVTLDSSDSSVRSGMYATVQFPVERKNAPDKVLIPTSSIIKKGELSGIYTISQQNTALLRWLRLGRTYGDQIEVLAGLNADETYIVTAEGKLFNGAKVAIQ from the coding sequence ATGAAAATAAAGCAATATACCATTGTCCTTATAGTAGCCTCCATTTTATTTGCTGGCTGCAGTAAAAAAGAAACTATAGGAAGCACAAATGAACCTACCATTAAAGTAACTGTTAATGCTCCTACCGCCACTAACAATCCTTTACTAGCTGCTAGTGGAAAAATAGAGGCTGTAAATAGCGCAAACCTAAGCACTCGTATGATGGGATTTGTAACTAAAGTTTATGTCAATGTAGGACAAAAAGTCACAAAAGGACAATTACTCCTAGCCATCAACAATGCCGATTTACAAGCGAAACGTGCACAAATAAATGCAGGAATCATTGAAGCCACTGCTGCATTCACAAACGCGGAAAAAGACTATAAACGATTCCAGGTCCTATTTACTGAAAACAGTGCGTCTCAAAAGGAAATGGACGATATGACTGCCCGCTATCAAATGGCAAAGGCACGTCTTGAAGCAGCCAAGCAAATGAAAAATGAGATTGAAGCACAATTCGCCTATGTCAACATAACTGCGCCCTTTAACGGAATTGTAACTAATACTTTTGTTGAAGCTGGAGATATGGCAAATCCAGGAATACCTCTAGTAGCTGTTGAAGCCCCAGGAGCATTTGAGGTAAAAGCCATGGTCCCAGAATCTGAAATAAGTAGTATTACCAATGGGGTAAAAGTTTCTGTACTCGTAAAATCAATTAACACCCAGATTACAGGTACCGTTACAGAGGTAAGCTCATCAGCAAAGAATACAGGAGGCCAATACTTAGTTAAAGTAACACTAGACAGTTCTGATTCTTCCGTTCGTTCTGGTATGTATGCCACTGTACAATTCCCAGTAGAACGTAAAAATGCCCCTGACAAGGTACTTATTCCAACTTCCTCAATAATAAAGAAGGGCGAACTATCTGGAATTTATACAATTAGCCAGCAAAATACAGCTTTGCTCCGCTGGCTACGACTAGGTAGAACTTATGGTGATCAAATTGAAGTATTGGCTGGTTTAAATGCTGATGAAACATACATTGTTACAGCAGAAGGAAAATTGTTTAATGGTGCCAAAGTGGCCATTCAATAA
- a CDS encoding TolC family protein translates to MKRKTNYLLLFLVLMTGLVSAQETITISKAEVLLKVMENNIEIRMTEQDFIQSRADYRQSNAVFLPNITLSHTGYTTTNPLMAFGSKLNQEIISQSDFNPDLLNNPERITNFATKLEVQQPLLNIDGVLQRQAAKNKMEAVQLQGQRTKDYMVLKVEESYMQLQLAYKAINVLEKAYETALANKKMADDSFKQGYLQKADVLAVEVRVTDIQNQLLYAKSNVKNASDYLQFLMDEDNKTILIPSDDLIATTSLNEIESSLPKNRTDIQAMELATKAYKKAHQADNMAFLPRLNAFGSYELYDDKMFQADAKGYLIGAQLSWNILDGSKRIGKSQKSKAEYDKAELHYRQYISKSQMELEKAQRMFSDVENKLKLTKLAMQQSEESLRIRTNRFAQGLEKATELLQSETLYSQKQLEYLQTVYEYNYTLAYLQFLTKA, encoded by the coding sequence ATGAAACGAAAAACAAATTATTTATTGTTGTTTTTAGTACTGATGACAGGTCTTGTCTCTGCACAGGAAACCATTACTATTTCAAAAGCAGAAGTGCTTTTAAAAGTAATGGAAAACAACATCGAAATTCGTATGACCGAACAAGATTTTATCCAATCACGAGCAGACTACCGCCAATCTAACGCAGTGTTTCTGCCAAATATCACCCTATCACATACGGGATACACAACAACTAATCCATTAATGGCATTTGGGTCAAAACTGAATCAAGAAATCATTTCTCAAAGTGATTTCAACCCTGATTTGCTCAACAATCCTGAACGTATTACCAATTTTGCAACTAAATTAGAAGTACAACAACCGCTTTTAAACATAGATGGTGTGCTTCAACGTCAAGCGGCTAAAAATAAAATGGAAGCCGTCCAACTTCAAGGCCAACGTACTAAAGACTATATGGTTTTAAAGGTGGAAGAGTCCTATATGCAATTACAATTGGCATATAAAGCAATAAATGTATTGGAAAAAGCCTATGAAACTGCTCTAGCGAATAAAAAAATGGCGGATGATAGTTTCAAACAAGGTTATCTTCAAAAAGCTGATGTACTAGCGGTAGAAGTTAGAGTAACGGATATACAAAATCAATTATTGTATGCCAAAAGTAATGTAAAAAACGCTTCCGATTATCTTCAGTTTTTAATGGATGAAGATAACAAGACCATCCTAATTCCTTCCGATGATTTAATTGCAACAACTTCTTTAAATGAAATTGAAAGTTCACTACCAAAGAACCGTACAGATATTCAAGCGATGGAATTAGCAACAAAAGCCTATAAAAAAGCACACCAAGCAGATAACATGGCCTTTCTCCCCAGACTGAATGCCTTTGGAAGTTATGAGTTATATGATGATAAAATGTTCCAAGCGGATGCAAAGGGTTATCTTATAGGAGCACAATTGAGTTGGAACATTTTAGATGGAAGTAAGCGCATTGGTAAATCACAAAAAAGTAAAGCTGAATATGATAAAGCTGAACTACATTACCGTCAATACATTTCAAAAAGCCAAATGGAACTTGAAAAAGCACAACGTATGTTTAGTGATGTCGAAAATAAATTGAAACTTACAAAATTAGCAATGCAACAATCGGAAGAATCACTACGAATACGGACGAATCGCTTTGCTCAAGGACTTGAAAAAGCAACCGAATTATTGCAATCAGAAACACTGTATTCCCAAAAACAATTGGAATACTTACAAACAGTTTATGAATATAATTACACCCTAGCATACCTTCAATTTTTAACGAAAGCATAA
- a CDS encoding heavy-metal-associated domain-containing protein, protein MKTELKVKNIKCGGCVNTIMKAVSQLKGITDVAVDQENSSISFDYHTLNQYGGVINKLRDLGYPPISDENTLAF, encoded by the coding sequence ATGAAAACAGAATTAAAAGTTAAAAACATAAAATGCGGCGGTTGTGTAAACACCATTATGAAGGCAGTTTCTCAACTTAAAGGCATTACAGATGTGGCAGTAGATCAGGAAAACTCGTCAATTAGTTTTGACTACCACACGCTGAACCAGTATGGTGGTGTTATCAACAAACTCCGTGATTTAGGTTACCCTCCTATTTCCGATGAAAACACACTTGCTTTCTAG